In Kitasatospora sp. NA04385, a single genomic region encodes these proteins:
- a CDS encoding DUF6879 family protein codes for MTQSVPQPPNFIEQLQAVARSAVHLEMRDAYGVADEATDFERWQRTGERDVDPSSPYWGPWVAIVSELVNRGVAVRRARIVSEPVTDYIRYEHAGTGVNLAAGEQVRWLPRREASDIALPGNDFWLLDGRIVRFGHFSGDGEYLGETFTEDPTVAQLCASAFETVWGRSVPHEKYAV; via the coding sequence ATGACGCAGAGCGTGCCGCAACCGCCGAACTTCATTGAGCAGTTGCAAGCGGTAGCCCGCTCCGCCGTCCATTTGGAGATGCGTGATGCTTACGGTGTAGCCGACGAGGCCACAGACTTCGAACGCTGGCAACGCACCGGAGAGCGCGACGTCGACCCGTCCTCGCCCTACTGGGGCCCCTGGGTAGCCATCGTCTCCGAACTGGTGAACCGAGGTGTTGCTGTCCGGAGGGCCCGTATCGTCAGCGAGCCGGTCACCGACTACATCCGTTACGAACACGCGGGCACGGGGGTCAACCTCGCAGCCGGTGAACAGGTCCGCTGGCTGCCCCGCCGCGAAGCGTCCGACATCGCGCTGCCCGGTAACGACTTCTGGCTTCTCGACGGCCGGATCGTTCGTTTCGGACACTTCTCCGGTGACGGCGAATACCTCGGTGAGACCTTTACCGAGGACCCGACGGTAGCTCAGCTCTGTGCGTCAGCTTTCGAAACGGTGTGGGGGCGCTCCGTTCCACACGAAAAGTACGCGGTCTGA
- a CDS encoding helix-turn-helix transcriptional regulator, with amino-acid sequence MPLSPSSTAQAAREAVAKRLRDLRQDAGLTGQELAARTGWSGSKVSRISNAKTPASDDDIRQWCVACNAENQAADLVAANRAADEMYVQWRRVHHDGMRRSQEETTTLLKHTQLCRSYCSNVVPGMLQTQRYAAALLRTITDFQGTPNDVEAAVEARRERFDLLRAGGHRYSFILEETVLRYRFGDEAAMREQLEVLLSVMALPTVALGIIPNTAPRTMWPLEAFLIFDDQRVMTESLSAVVNVTAPSEVAVYDKAFRLLSAMAVYGAAARGLIGAAVQALG; translated from the coding sequence ATGCCCCTCTCACCCTCCTCCACAGCACAGGCAGCCCGGGAAGCGGTCGCCAAGCGGCTGCGAGACCTTCGCCAGGATGCTGGGCTCACCGGGCAGGAGCTGGCCGCCCGAACCGGTTGGAGCGGGTCCAAGGTCTCCCGAATCTCCAATGCCAAGACACCAGCCTCCGACGACGACATCAGGCAGTGGTGTGTGGCTTGCAACGCCGAGAACCAGGCCGCCGACCTGGTCGCCGCCAACCGCGCGGCCGACGAGATGTACGTGCAATGGCGCCGCGTCCACCACGACGGCATGCGCCGATCGCAGGAGGAAACCACCACCCTGTTGAAGCACACCCAGTTGTGTCGTAGCTACTGTTCCAACGTCGTCCCCGGAATGCTCCAAACCCAGCGGTACGCCGCAGCGTTGCTGCGCACAATCACGGACTTCCAGGGCACCCCGAACGATGTGGAAGCCGCTGTGGAGGCCCGCCGCGAACGCTTCGACCTACTCCGAGCAGGCGGCCACCGGTACTCGTTCATCCTTGAGGAGACCGTCCTCCGCTACCGGTTTGGTGATGAAGCCGCCATGAGGGAGCAACTCGAAGTCCTCCTGTCAGTGATGGCTCTGCCTACTGTCGCTCTCGGCATCATCCCGAACACAGCCCCTCGAACGATGTGGCCCCTCGAAGCATTCCTCATCTTCGACGATCAGCGGGTGATGACCGAGTCCCTTTCAGCCGTGGTCAACGTCACCGCCCCCAGCGAAGTCGCAGTCTACGACAAGGCGTTCCGCCTGCTGAGCGCTATGGCCGTCTACGGTGCAGCTGCCCGAGGCCTGATCGGGGCAGCAGTTCAAGCCCTCGGGTGA
- a CDS encoding methyltransferase domain-containing protein, with protein MDKNAQLLTGLVMAGALGEGWRGAFERAPRSSFIPDAVWAPDDDSLTGYRRITRHDDPAAWWALANADDVVVTQLDDGADGGPGTATSSASMPSLVATMLRHLDAADGNTVLDIGTGTGWTSALLSARLGDQRVTTIEVDQAVAAEAAQRLSKAGFSPTRVVGDGLDGHRPDAPYDRIHSTAAVRHVPRAWIEQTTPGGIIVTPWGTPYANAGLLRLLVGERGEPSHGRFVDNVSFMWMRAQRPHQVVELAHPPEHQSASAMDPALALDDVDTAFAIGVRVPGVRFEHRWNRTDPTGTYRMHLSDGAGSWASVRYTDWDAPDAVRQAGPRRLWDEIAAARSWWLEEGKPTLSRFGVTVAADGTQTVWLHDPGNVVG; from the coding sequence ATGGACAAAAACGCACAGTTGCTGACCGGCCTTGTGATGGCCGGCGCTCTGGGCGAGGGGTGGCGGGGCGCGTTCGAGCGCGCCCCGCGCTCTTCCTTCATCCCGGACGCGGTCTGGGCGCCCGACGACGACAGCCTCACCGGATATCGCCGGATCACCCGCCACGACGACCCCGCCGCCTGGTGGGCGCTGGCGAACGCCGACGACGTCGTCGTCACCCAGCTCGACGACGGAGCCGACGGCGGACCGGGCACCGCGACGTCCTCGGCCTCCATGCCCTCCCTGGTCGCCACCATGCTCCGCCACCTCGACGCCGCCGACGGAAACACCGTCCTCGACATCGGCACCGGCACCGGCTGGACCAGCGCCCTGCTGTCCGCCCGACTCGGCGACCAACGCGTCACCACCATCGAAGTCGACCAGGCGGTAGCCGCAGAGGCCGCTCAGCGGCTCTCCAAAGCCGGGTTCTCCCCGACCCGCGTCGTCGGAGACGGCCTCGACGGCCACCGCCCCGACGCGCCGTACGACCGCATCCACTCCACCGCGGCCGTCCGACATGTTCCCCGCGCCTGGATCGAGCAGACCACCCCCGGCGGCATCATCGTCACGCCCTGGGGCACCCCGTACGCCAACGCCGGGCTGCTGCGCCTCCTCGTCGGCGAGCGCGGCGAGCCGTCGCACGGCCGGTTCGTCGACAACGTCAGCTTCATGTGGATGCGCGCCCAACGGCCGCACCAGGTGGTGGAACTCGCCCACCCCCCGGAGCACCAAAGCGCTTCCGCCATGGATCCCGCCCTGGCGCTCGACGACGTCGACACCGCGTTCGCCATCGGTGTCCGTGTCCCCGGGGTCCGCTTCGAGCACCGCTGGAACCGCACGGATCCGACCGGCACCTACCGGATGCACCTGTCGGACGGCGCGGGCTCCTGGGCGTCCGTCCGCTACACCGACTGGGACGCCCCGGACGCCGTCCGCCAAGCCGGCCCCCGCCGCCTGTGGGACGAGATCGCCGCGGCCCGCTCGTGGTGGCTCGAAGAGGGCAAGCCGACGCTGTCCCGGTTCGGCGTCACCGTGGCTGCGGACGGCACCCAGACCGTCTGGCTGCACGACCCCGGCAACGTCGTGGGCTGA
- a CDS encoding GNAT family N-acetyltransferase, whose translation MTADGLVLRRPRPDDAALVHRGTHDPLVREFLQAVVPHRDTAAAEKWLTDIPPMLWETGRAAYFTVEAAESAEPVGWAELVAFDPERERAEVAVWLLPEHRRLRTAKAALRLVCRFGFERIGLRRIDAYAAADNMPSQLTGAAIGFRRAGYRPALFRSSRTHRLHDAVHATLVPEDLC comes from the coding sequence ATGACAGCCGACGGGCTGGTGCTGCGCCGACCGCGCCCCGACGACGCCGCCCTGGTCCACCGGGGCACCCACGACCCGCTGGTGCGCGAGTTCCTGCAGGCCGTCGTCCCGCACCGGGACACCGCCGCCGCCGAGAAGTGGCTCACCGACATCCCCCCGATGCTGTGGGAGACCGGCCGGGCCGCCTACTTCACCGTCGAGGCGGCGGAGTCGGCGGAACCCGTCGGCTGGGCCGAACTGGTCGCCTTCGACCCGGAGCGGGAGCGCGCCGAGGTCGCCGTCTGGCTGCTGCCCGAGCACCGCCGGCTGCGCACCGCCAAGGCCGCGCTGCGCCTGGTGTGCCGCTTCGGCTTCGAGCGGATCGGCCTGCGCCGGATCGACGCCTACGCCGCCGCCGACAACATGCCCAGCCAGCTCACCGGCGCCGCGATCGGCTTCCGCCGGGCCGGCTACCGCCCGGCGCTGTTCCGCAGCTCCCGCACCCACCGGCTGCACGACGCCGTGCACGCGACACTCGTACCGGAAGACCTCTGCTGA
- a CDS encoding WD40 repeat domain-containing protein, with product MDRRHRRPVPAAAAVLDALLGQVLGEAAGPAALPAALARTEPTTGTARSAAAVGTVAGRAAYALVEAGGAFGLTALDDAAPLGGSDADAGLAPTAVALGEAGGRSLFAVGSTDGSVQVWDAATGDVAHGTTGGEGAQAVAALVCRDIPVAFSAGQGGDLRAVRADDGRVLGNLPAGGRGATVLRAAHCAGVDLLAAASPDGTVRVWDAGTGELMHLLVGHRGEVLALAVLTVDNQAVLASAGQDRRIRLWDLATGQPVAELDGHTGTVTALAFTTLADRPVLASCALDGTVRTWDVYDGRPLHGWPAGEWLTALAAVGDALYTGDETGRITVWDAATGTPAPKAVPAGRPGSPLAALAVGTLHGRPVLASGFGDGALTVWDAATGGPLLDLPGEGGPVHSLDLTADLLLCGTAAGAVRSHRLTDGTALPLPVPHAGPVAGIAFTPGEQPLLASAGRDGAIAVRDAVTGADSRRFATGCGPFTALAATVAGGQPILATAGEDLVVRLWHAGSGAAGPVCTGLPQAAEVLSFAVLGGRPAVIAGAGDGTVLVWDVQDGSRTAELAGGGAAVRAVVGREFDGEGLLAAGDAAGTLRLWHLASASLLNEAVLDGTPLAIDLDEAGLRIVTPAGAVTL from the coding sequence GTGGACCGACGGCACCGCCGCCCCGTCCCCGCCGCCGCCGCGGTGCTCGACGCACTGCTCGGACAGGTCCTCGGCGAGGCCGCCGGCCCCGCCGCGCTGCCCGCCGCACTGGCCCGCACCGAACCCACCACCGGGACCGCCCGCAGCGCCGCCGCCGTCGGCACCGTGGCGGGCCGGGCCGCGTACGCCCTGGTCGAGGCGGGCGGCGCGTTCGGCCTCACCGCGCTGGACGACGCCGCCCCGCTCGGCGGCTCCGACGCCGACGCCGGGCTCGCCCCGACCGCCGTCGCGCTCGGCGAGGCGGGCGGCCGCTCGCTGTTCGCGGTCGGTAGCACCGACGGCTCGGTCCAGGTCTGGGACGCCGCCACCGGCGACGTCGCGCACGGCACCACCGGCGGCGAGGGCGCCCAGGCCGTCGCCGCACTGGTCTGCCGGGACATCCCGGTGGCGTTCTCCGCCGGGCAGGGCGGCGACCTGCGGGCCGTCCGCGCCGACGACGGCCGGGTGCTGGGCAACCTGCCCGCCGGCGGCCGCGGCGCGACCGTGCTGCGCGCCGCGCACTGCGCCGGGGTCGACCTGCTCGCCGCCGCGTCCCCCGACGGCACCGTCCGGGTCTGGGACGCCGGAACCGGCGAGCTGATGCACCTGCTGGTCGGCCACCGCGGCGAGGTGCTGGCGCTGGCCGTGCTCACCGTCGACAACCAGGCCGTGCTGGCCTCCGCCGGGCAGGACCGCCGGATCCGGCTCTGGGACCTGGCCACCGGCCAGCCGGTCGCCGAACTCGACGGCCACACCGGCACCGTGACCGCCCTCGCCTTCACCACCCTGGCCGACCGGCCGGTGCTCGCCTCCTGCGCGCTGGACGGCACCGTCCGCACCTGGGACGTCTACGACGGCCGCCCGCTGCACGGCTGGCCGGCCGGCGAGTGGCTCACCGCGCTGGCCGCCGTCGGGGACGCGCTGTACACCGGCGACGAGACCGGCCGGATCACCGTCTGGGACGCCGCCACCGGCACGCCCGCTCCGAAGGCGGTGCCCGCCGGACGCCCCGGCAGCCCGCTCGCCGCGCTGGCCGTCGGCACCCTGCACGGCCGGCCGGTGCTCGCCTCCGGGTTCGGCGACGGCGCGCTCACCGTCTGGGACGCCGCCACCGGCGGACCGCTCCTCGACCTGCCGGGCGAGGGCGGCCCCGTCCACAGCCTCGACCTGACCGCCGACCTGCTGCTCTGCGGCACCGCGGCGGGCGCCGTCCGCAGCCACCGCCTCACCGACGGCACCGCGCTGCCGCTGCCCGTCCCGCACGCCGGGCCGGTCGCCGGGATCGCCTTCACCCCCGGCGAGCAGCCGCTGCTGGCCTCCGCCGGGCGCGACGGTGCGATCGCCGTCCGGGACGCCGTCACCGGCGCCGACAGCCGCCGGTTCGCCACCGGGTGCGGCCCGTTCACCGCGCTGGCCGCCACCGTGGCGGGCGGCCAGCCGATCCTGGCCACCGCCGGGGAGGACCTGGTGGTGCGGCTGTGGCACGCCGGCAGCGGCGCCGCCGGGCCGGTCTGCACCGGGCTCCCGCAGGCCGCCGAGGTGCTGTCGTTCGCCGTGCTCGGCGGCCGCCCCGCGGTGATCGCGGGCGCGGGCGACGGCACCGTCCTGGTCTGGGACGTCCAGGACGGCAGCCGCACCGCCGAGTTGGCCGGTGGCGGCGCGGCCGTCCGGGCCGTGGTCGGCCGCGAGTTCGACGGCGAGGGGCTGCTTGCGGCCGGGGACGCCGCCGGGACGCTGCGGCTGTGGCACCTGGCCAGCGCGTCCCTGCTCAACGAGGCCGTGCTGGACGGCACTCCGCTGGCCATCGACCTCGACGAGGCGGGCCTGCGGATCGTCACCCCGGCCGGAGCGGTCACGCTCTGA
- a CDS encoding WXG100 family type VII secretion target: protein MSNDEQAPYVEAARIEPDREVHRVPVAPVEPEPFRVGTAVPDSIPAQPVQPVQPFESAMQPVQSFERAAEPLRPQQRMGAPVEPFESAAEPLQPFERAAEPLRPQQRMGTPVEPFERASEPLRPQQRMGTPVEPFERASEPLQPQQRERAAEPTGQAAQKVAARTAASGSGGSGGAGTGFKVDPDQYRAAVSPMLAAAEQVASLYRSLNAYLPSLEAQNPWGNDESGKKFAEGDKGYLKCSESTMALLKSLPDGLKGIADGLKRMAESYQNADENTVAELGGIESTAQMPVAPSLPSSPVHVPITPGMTQSGRH from the coding sequence ATGAGCAACGACGAACAGGCCCCGTACGTCGAGGCCGCGCGCATCGAACCCGACCGCGAGGTCCACCGGGTGCCCGTGGCCCCCGTCGAGCCCGAGCCCTTCCGGGTCGGCACGGCCGTCCCGGACAGCATCCCCGCACAGCCGGTGCAGCCGGTGCAGCCGTTCGAGTCGGCGATGCAGCCGGTGCAGTCGTTCGAGCGGGCGGCGGAGCCGTTGCGGCCGCAGCAGCGGATGGGTGCTCCGGTGGAGCCGTTCGAGTCGGCGGCGGAGCCCTTGCAGCCGTTCGAGCGGGCGGCGGAGCCGTTGCGGCCGCAGCAGCGGATGGGCACTCCGGTGGAGCCGTTCGAGCGGGCGTCGGAGCCCCTGCGACCGCAGCAGCGGATGGGCACTCCGGTGGAGCCGTTCGAGCGGGCGTCGGAGCCCTTGCAGCCGCAGCAGCGGGAGCGGGCGGCGGAACCGACCGGGCAGGCCGCCCAGAAGGTGGCCGCGCGGACGGCGGCGTCCGGGAGCGGGGGTTCGGGCGGTGCCGGGACGGGCTTCAAGGTGGACCCCGACCAGTACCGGGCGGCCGTCTCGCCGATGCTCGCGGCCGCCGAGCAGGTCGCCTCGCTCTACCGGTCGCTGAACGCCTACCTGCCCTCGTTGGAGGCCCAGAACCCCTGGGGCAACGACGAGTCGGGCAAGAAGTTCGCCGAAGGCGACAAGGGCTACCTCAAGTGCAGCGAGAGCACCATGGCACTCCTCAAGAGCCTGCCCGACGGTCTGAAGGGGATCGCCGACGGCCTCAAGCGGATGGCCGAGAGCTACCAGAACGCGGACGAGAACACCGTCGCCGAACTCGGCGGCATCGAGAGCACCGCGCAGATGCCCGTCGCGCCCTCGCTCCCGTCCTCCCCCGTCCACGTCCCGATCACCCCGGGGATGACCCAGAGCGGAAGGCACTGA